The Drosophila bipectinata strain 14024-0381.07 chromosome 2L, DbipHiC1v2, whole genome shotgun sequence genome has a segment encoding these proteins:
- the Dpy-30L1 gene encoding protein dpy-30 homolog: MDAKTEAPISPAAPVTQSTEAAKDQNSAANNTSNAASVGASTAQSTPAAQSEPAAKKPRRETSTLTRQYLDQTVAPVLLNGLQALARERPADPLQFLAAYLLKHSNGCEENNSVPAENNS; this comes from the coding sequence ATGGACGCTAAGACCGAAGCCCCAATTTCGCCGGCTGCCCCTGTGACCCAATCTACGGAGGCTGCCAAAGATCAGAACAGCGCCGCCAACAACACTTCGAACGCGGCAAGCGTAGGAGCCAGCACTGCGCAGTCCACCCCAGCCGCCCAATCGGAGCCCGCCGCCAAGAAACCGCGTCGTGAAACTAGCACCTTGACTCGCCAGTACCTGGACCAGACCGTGGCTCCTGTTCTGCTGAATGGGTTACAAGCGCTTGCCCGCGAACGCCCTGCTGATCCCCTTCAGTTCCTGGCTGCCTACCTTCTGAAGCACAGCAACGGATGCGAGGAGAACAATTCTGTGCCGGCAGAGAACAACTCCTAA
- the LOC108126903 gene encoding replication termination factor 2 — MGCDGGTIPRRDELVRVKQKPEQKDKDAEREFRWRHCSLTQQSLQEPIAMCGMGRLYSKQSVIERLLEKEKMPEASAHIKSLKDIKQLQLTANPAFTEEDKTEGLLDTRHAPYICKLIGLEMSGKFRFVALWSCGCVMSERALKQIKGNSASTCPLCQKPYSVEDVVVLNGNDEDLELMRVKMEMRAAKRKSSKKDKKEAQKSEIKTEKPEESSEAVVASTSKSVPEKPSTSSKVKAVANPKRLGAVNAMQDPELKRLKTDFSVAKDPKASDVYKSLFTSHKTEKEQDRAHWVTYNPFYN, encoded by the exons aTGGGATGCGATGGCGGAACTATTCCTAGGCGCGACGAGCTAGTCCGCGTGAAACAGAAGCCCGAACAG AAAGACAAAGACGCTGAACGAGAATTCCGGTGGCGTCATTGCTCTCTTACCCAGCAAAGCCTGCAGGAACCGATTGCCATGTGCGGCATGGGCAGGCTATACTCCAAACAGAGCGTCATCGAACGCCTACTGGAAAAGGAAAAGATGCCTGAGGCGTCGGCGCACATTAAGAGCTTGAAGGATATTAAGCAGTTGCAGCTGACTGCAAATCCCGCCTTCACCGAGGAGGACAAGACAGAAGGGCTACTGGACACACGTCATGCTCCCTATATCTGCAAGCTAATCGGCTTAGAGATGTCCGGAAAGTTCCGTTTCGTGGCCCTTTGGAGCTGCGGGTGTGTGATGTCCGAGCGCGCTCTGAAGCAAATCAAAGGAAACTCGGCCAGTACGTGTCCCTTGTGCCAAAAGCCCTATAGTGTCGAGGATGTGGTGGTGCTCAATGGCAACGATGAGGATCTTGAACTAATGCGCGTTAAGATGGAAATGCGAGCAGCCAAGCGAAAGTCCTCCAAGAAAGACAAGAAAGAGGCCCAAAAATCTGAAATCAAAACCGAGAAGCCGGAGGAGTCATCAGAGGCCGTAGTGGCCTCCACTTCTAAGTCTGTCCCTGAGAAACCATCGACCAGCTCAAAGGTAAAGGCAGTAGCCAACCCCAAGCGTCTGGGAGCCGTTAACGCCATGCAAGATCCCGAATTAAAGCGTCTCAAGACCGACTTCAGTGTGGCGAAGGACCCGAAGGCCAGCGACGTATACAAATCCTTGTTCACATCTCACAAAACAGAGAAAGAGCAAGATCGTGCCCACTGGGTTACTTACAATCCCTTTTAcaattag
- the LOC108126905 gene encoding uncharacterized protein, with amino-acid sequence MFRSAYQKGFLTVFYSVGSSPLNNWSSYTKNGYIKRIYDEDIKSLVLEIMGSNVSTTFIHCPSECKEQLGIKLPFLVLLIKNMHKYFCFEVKIQDDQRFMRRFRVSNFQSKTSVKPFCTAMPMGMSPGWNQIQFNLADFTRRAYGSNYLETVSLQLHANIRIRRIYFADKLYTEAELPNEYRLMGKPKDLKKPEKQFKVQASARPPSPLNTARGEGGPSKSEPEPAASAPSAPSMPSEPELAPQKAPSPPPSAPSEAAPEEPPAQTEATEEAYY; translated from the exons ATGTTTCGCTCAGCTTACCAGAAGGGTTTCCTCACTGTATTTTACAGCGTGGGTAGCTCTCCGTTGAACAATTGGTCCTCCTAT ACCAAAAACGGCTACATTAAACGCATTTACGATGAGGATATAAAGTCCCTGGTGCTGGAGATTATGGGCTCGAATGTGTCTACAACATTTATACATTGTCCCAGTGAATGCAAGGAGCAGCTGGGCATAAAGCTCCCCTTTTTGGTGCTCTTGATAAAGAATATGCACAAGTATTTCTGCTTCGAGGTCAAG ATACAAGACGACCAGCGCTTTATGCGTCGTTTCCGAGTGTCCAACTTTCAGAGCAAGACTTCAGTGAAACCATTTTGCACAGCAATGCCCATGGGAATGTCCCCTGGTTGGAATCAAATCCAATTCAACCTCGCCGACTTTACGCGCCGTGCTTACGGGTCAAACTACCTGGAGACAGTTTCGCTGCAACTGCATGCCAACATTCGGATTCGACGCATCTACTTCGCCGACAAACTTTACACGGAGGCGGAACTACCCAATGAGTACCGCCTTATGGGCAAGCCGAAAGACCTTAAGAAACCGGAGAAGCAGTTCAAGGTTCAAGCCTCTGCTCGTCCACCTTCTCCACTGAACACGGCCCGCGGTGAGGGTGGTCCTTCCAAGTCCGAGCCAGAGCCCGCTGCAAGCGCTCCTAGTGCACCAAGTATGCCCAGCGAGCCAGAACTAGCTCCACAGAAGGCGCCCTCGCCGCCACCCTCAGCTCCGTCGGAGGCCGCTCCAGAAGAGCCGCCTGCACAAACGGAGGCCACCGAGGAGGCCTACTACTAA
- the EMC3 gene encoding ER membrane protein complex subunit 3: MTELLIDPDIRVWVFLPIVLITFLVGIVRHYVSILISTQKKAEITQIQDSQAMIRARLLRENGKYLSAQSFSMRKNYFNNEETGYFKTQKRAPVAQNSSAMLTDMVKGNFINVLPMVIIGGWINWMFSGFVTTKVPFPLTLRFKPMLQRGVELASLDAAWVSSASWYFLNVFGLRSIYTLVLGENNHADQTQAQADAMTGAAMTMPQDPKAAFKAEWEALEITEYHSALKNIDADMLTIATGNPAPAKSS; this comes from the exons ATGACAGAACTTCTGATTGACCCCGATATTCGCGTATGGGTGTTTCTGCCCATCGTGCTTATCACGTTCCTTGTGGGCATTGTGCGCCACTACGTCTCCATTCTGATCTCCACACAGAAGAAGGCCGAAATCACCCAGATCCAGGACAG CCAGGCGATGATTCGTGCGAGACTACTACGCGAAAACGGAAAGTACCTAAGTGCCCAGAGTTTTTCCATGCGGAAGAACTATTTTAACAACGAGGAGACGGGCTACTTCAAGACCCAGAAACGCGCACCCGTGGCCCAAAACTCCTCGGCTATGCTCACGGACATGGTGAAGGGTAACTTTATCAACGTTTTGCCGATGGTCATCATCGGCGGATGGATCAACTGGATGTTCTCAGGCTTCGTCACCACCAAGGTTCCATTCCCTCTGACACTGCGCTTCAAGCCAATGTTGCAGCGCGGCGTAGAGCTGGCCTCCCTGGACGCCGCATGGGTGTCCTCGGCCTCTTGGTATTTCCTGAATGTGTTCGGCTTGCGCTCCATCTATACCTTAGTCCTCGGCGAGAACAACCACGCCGATCAGACACAGGCCCAGGCTGATGCCATGACCGGTGCTGCAATGACGATGCCCCAAGACCCCAAAGCGGCCTTCAAGGCGGAGTGGGAGGCGCTGGAGATCACCGAGTATCACAGCGCTCTGAAGAATATCGATGCCGACATGCTAACCATTGCCACCGGCAATCCGGCCCCGGCTAAGAGCTCTTGA
- the LOC108126995 gene encoding protein phosphatase 1 regulatory subunit 14B — protein MQCGLEQMNDCERSPNRTNLRVNFNEKGAEVKERREKFLTAKYGSHQMSLIRKRLAVEMWLYDELQKLFDPPSEAIDVDIDEILDMDTDEIRRSHLIRLLSVCKRPQSDISKFISDLLDRAKTL, from the exons ATGCAGTGCGGCCTGGAGCAGATGAACGACTGTGAGCGGTCCCCCAACCGGACGAACCTCCGGGTCAACTTCAACGAGAAGGGAGCAGAGGTCAAGGAGCGGCGGGAGAAGTTCCTCACAGCCAAGTATGGATCACACCAGATGAGCCTGATCCGCAAACGGTTGGCCGTCGAAATGTGGCTGTACGACGAGCTCCAAAAGCTCTTTGATCCACCA AGCGAGGCCATCGATGTGGACATTGACGAGATTCTGGACATGGACACAGACGAAATCAGAAGATCTCATCTTATT AGATTACTGTCAGTCTGCAAACGCCCGCAATCGGACATATCGAAGTTCATCAGCGATCTTTTGGATCGCGCAAAAACGCTTTAA
- the LOC108126945 gene encoding zinc finger protein 79 yields the protein MAVQLTQSYHHLPLTITPILGSKPEHQHQQQHLQQPQQHLHQQQQQQLPQQQFMNHQQFQKQQQPNPPPNPPQPQPPDLTFHCMCCSEFFVHPLALYQHMNTFHPNEGTNGVQVEKEPEADGQEDEDYSWIFEPVCELAEDGSSSSDENDSSDDDSDSSDDSSDDDSSSSSSSSSSSSSSSSSTPTSNSNSNTQQSQEWVQPMRGLIQGPNPNEVYLQTSDPRESTSIILLQPDMNTPQIGVPESLIQSLGGGFTLAPSAPIKRRRGRRSKANVPVLDPATDPAAQKCFQCSHCEASFPNAGDLSKHVRSHITNKPFQCSICQKTFTHIGSLNTHIRIHSGEKPYKCELCPKAFTQSSSLMVHMRSHTVKKPHQCLLCDKGFVNHSSLLLHQKTHAEPTETFVCPECEREFKAEALLDEHMRMHTQELVYQCAICREAFRASSELVQHMKNHLGEKPFTCSLCDRSFTQSGSLNIHMRIHTGEKPFQCKLCDKCFTQASSLSVHMKIHAGEKPYPCPICGKSYSQQAYLNKHIQAHQASAARAAPPEIPIIPQQPHETLVCIVCGSLHADATALSHHVITQHAALLDTMKQQPPEGGFLTGVQEQEAYMQRVQSVFQEMNQQPPQQPNQQQPVAPPQPAIDSTGEDEEEPEDDGDERETPAEDADEEVEEELDDEKPMSDDLEPFLGVQEEAILMDSDIYYDDFADMDVGCQEEVCGDYVLNEEEVCTEELI from the coding sequence ATGGCCGTGCAGCTGACACAGAGCTACCACCACTTACCCTTGACGATCACACCGATCCTGGGATCCAAGccggagcaccagcaccagcagcagcatcttCAGCAACCACAGCAGCACCTTcatcaacaacagcagcagcaactgcccCAGCAGCAGTTTATGAACCATCAGCAGTTTcagaaacagcagcagccgaaTCCACCGCCTAATCCCCCACAGCCACAGCCTCCGGATCTTACCTTTCACTGCATGTGCTGTTCGGAGTTCTTTGTCCACCCGTTGGCACTTTACCAGCACATGAATACCTTTCACCCGAACGAGGGTACCAATGGGGTTCAGGTAGAAAAAGAGCCGGAGGCGGATGGCCAGGAGGACGAGGACTACAGCTGGATATTCGAACCTGTGTGCGAGCTAGCAGAAGATGGTAGCTCTTCCTCGGATGAAAACGACAGCAGCGATGATGACAGCGACTCCTCAGATGACTCTTCGGACGATgacagcagcagctccagtTCCAGCTCCAGCAGCTCAAGCTCATCCAGCAGTTCCACGCCAACCTCCAATAGCAACTCAAACACCCAGCAGAGCCAGGAGTGGGTGCAGCCCATGAGAGGACTAATTCAAGGGCCTAACCCAAACGAGGTTTACCTCCAAACGTCCGATCCGCGGGAATCCACTTCCATAATCCTGCTGCAGCCTGATATGAACACTCCACAGATTGGAGTCCCGGAATCACTCATACAATCGCTGGGAGGAGGTTTCACCCTGGCACCCTCTGCTCCTATCAAGCGACGGCGAGGACGACGCAGCAAGGCCAATGTCCCGGTTCTCGATCCTGCCACTGATCCCGCAGCCCAGAAGTGCTTTCAGTGCTCGCATTGCGAAGCCAGCTTCCCCAACGCCGGTGATCTGTCCAAGCACGTGCGCTCCCACATCACCAACAAACCGTTCCAGTGCTCCATCTGCCAGAAAACTTTTACGCACATCGGCAGCCTGAACACGCACATTCGGATCCACAGCGGCGAGAAGCCTTATAAGTGCGAGCTCTGCCCGAAAGCCTTTACCCAATCAAGTAGCCTGATGGTGCACATGCGCTCCCACACGGTTAAGAAGCCGCACCAGTGCCTGTTGTGTGACAAAGGCTTTGTCAACCATAGCTCACTGCTGCTCCACCAGAAGACGCATGCCGAGCCGACGGAGACGTTTGTCTGTCCGGAATGCGAGCGGGAGTTCAAGGCTGAGGCGCTTCTGGACGAGCACATGCGTATGCACACCCAGGAGCTAGTCTACCAGTGTGCCATTTGCCGCGAGGCCTTCCGCGCCAGCTCCGAGCTGGTTCAGCACATGAAGAACCACCTGGGCGAGAAGCCCTTTACCTGCTCCTTGTGCGATCGTTCCTTCACCCAGTCCGGCAGCCTCAACATTCACATGCGCATCCATACCGGCGAGAAACCCTTTCAGTGCAAGCTGTGCGACAAGTGCTTCACCCAGGCCTCTAGTCTCAGTGTTCACATGAAGATCCATGCCGGCGAGAAGCCATACCCGTGCCCCATCTGCGGAAAGTCGTACAGCCAGCAGGCGTACCTCAACAAGCACATCCAGGCCCATCAGGCATCGGCTGCTAGAGCCGCTCCTCCAGAAATCCCAATCATACCCCAGCAGCCACATGAGACGTTGGTTTGCATTGTCTGTGGATCGCTGCACGCGGATGCTACGGCTCTGTCGCACCATGTAATCACCCAGCATGCCGCCCTCCTGGACACCATGAAGCAACAACCACCCGAAGGTGGATTTTTGACCGGCGTACAGGAGCAAGAGGCCTATATGCAGCGTGTCCAGTCGGTGTTCCAGGAGATGAATCAGCAGCCACCACAGCAGCCCAATCAGCAGCAGCCAGTCGCTCCACCCCAACCAGCCATTGACTCCACAGGCGAGGATGAAGAGGAGCCGGAGGATGACGGCGATGAGAGAGAAACCCCCGCGGAAGATGCGGacgaggaggtggaggaggagctAGATGATGAAAAGCCCATGAGCGATGACCTGGAACCGTTTCTCGGAGTGCAGGAAGAAGCCATTCTCATGGACTCGGACATCTACTACGACGACTTTGCTGACATGGACGTGGGCTGTCAGGAGGAAGTGTGCGGCGATTATGTTTTAAACGAGGAGGAAGTTTGCACCGAAGAGCTCATCTAG
- the Nup107 gene encoding nuclear pore complex protein Nup107: MADSSFPISGRPSLLRTAALNNSLGPQNLSHSFLLQEQTQASIMEDTAMIEDTMDDEDRGRSRTDVLFPQFFDMLQSQGGGPEVFEVLQGLAQICRGVVETLELEIDRGVGGTQGARQREATVRWLRQEINTWLLLHALFHDRVLVQSDTRADDEMQDGPTLGGSEKEVIQQLYAINATLREYQLVVDWLEACYKPDEQVNLLHCHDRMMSWENTLFQLDNLQGAAFGRGHEIVSRLDPDASVRQKRPLHALDEEDNHRLSRAIFSAIRSGQVDEGLKLCKHYGQTWRAAILEGWRLHEDPNFEQGNPKVDQKMPIEGNPRRDVWKRCAWLLADSKNYDEYSRATAGVFSGHLASLKSLLHNDWHDLLWAYLKVQIDIRVESEIRGCCVKRYQPMPDEYWNGKMTMEQIFDELNVAKDASVRDYAQGQLGIIQRHLILDTCGELLQHMVRWLDKDAGQLSPHQLRFMAHIVIFLRQIGRLEHESPAEKVIAAYVEALIQRGDAQLIAYYTASLSKNLQVQLYSRFLEKVEKKQKREMALEAALQAGLDVAQITRLTVENIRNTPVPLGELGEPRAGEVSAGDTRKIHALEWLSHLPEQRGELLWQANAMIRTYLGCSKVECVRQAFKMVPGDVVQVLINQYGSMNNLPPREECSLKEYLCYKVYLAGIDSFLEWNSLYHNKPQKPQQEHIASGQDNFTERMANERREQAHRNKVTRWETRLKEQAKQTMESLFNVLLFPEKGWLVDPFIPKEPENAVQLKWEFRTMQMEKLRSLCLPEIALFLHDVMYKSGDFAGCVRLADEISSESRQLYKVYTKHKLAELMAKIADASLELLNSKLDPWGYPITA; this comes from the exons ATGGCCGACAGCTCGTTCCCGATTAGCGGCCGCCCTAGCCTACTGCGCACCGCTGCTCTGAACAACTCGCTGGGACCACAGAACCTGTCGCACTCTTTTCTGCTCCAGGAGCAAACCCAGGCTTCTATTATGGAGGACACTGCTATGATTGAGGACACCATGGATGACGAGGATCGAGGCAGGAGTCGCACTGATGTGCTGTTCCCGCAGTTCTTTGACATGCTTCAGTCGCAAGGTGGTGGTCCTGAAGTCTTCGAGGTGCTCCAGGGATTGGCCCAGATCTGCCGTGGCGTTGTGGAAACACTGGAGCTGGAGATTGACCGTGGCGTAGGCGGGACTCAAGGAGCCCGTCAACGGGAGGCAACCGTCCGTTGGCTGCGTCAGGAGATTAACACCTGGCTGCTCTTACACGCCCTCTTCCACGACCGTGTTCTGGTGCAGAGCGATACTCGGGCCGACGACGAGATGCAGGATGGACCAACCCTGGGCGGAAGTGAGAAAGAGGTTATCCAGCAGCTGTACGCCATCAATGCCACACTGCGCGAGTACCAACTAGTGGTCGATTGGCTGGAGGCCTGCTACAAGCCAGATGAACAAGTAAACCTGCTGCATTGCCACGACCGAATGATGTCCTGGGAGAACACACTCTTCCAGCTGGACAACCTGCAAGGTGCTGCGTTTGGTCGGGGCCATGAAATTGTTTCTCGCTTGGATCCGGATGCTTCCGTTCGACAGAAGCGCCCGCTCCACGCGCTTGATGAAGAAGACAACCATCGACTCTCCCGCGCCATATTCTCGGCCATCCGGTCGGGACAAGTAGACGAAGGCCTAAAGCTTTGCAAGCACTACGGACAGACCTGGCGAGCAGCCATCCTGGAGGGCTGGCGATTGCACGAGGATCCCAACTTCGAACAGGGAAATCCCAAGGTGGACCAGAAGATGCCGATAGAGGGCAATCCTCGCAGGGATGTGTGGAAGCGGTGCGCTTGGTTGTTAGCCGACTCGAAGAACTACGACGAGTATTCTCGAGCCACTGCTGGAGTTTTCTCTGGCCATTTGGCCTCACTCAAGTCCCTTCTACACAACGACTGGCACGACTTGCTGTGGGCCTATCTCAAGGTCCAGATAGACATCCGTGTGGAATCGGAGATCCGTGGATGCTGCGTAAAGCGGTATCAGCCAATGCCCGACGAATACTGGAACGGCAAGATGACCATGGAACAGATCTTCGACGAGCTCAATGTGGCCAAGGATGCCTCTGTGAGGGACTATGCCCAGGGACAACTGGGCATCATACAGCGGCACCTAATTCTGGACACATGCGGTGAACTGCTGCAGCACATGGTGCGCTGGCTCGACAAGGACGCGGGACAGCTGTCACCTCACCAGCTACGTTTCATGGCCCACATCGTGATCTTTTTGCGCCAGATTGGACGCTTGGAGCACGAAAGTCCGGCGGAAAAGGTCATTGCGGCCTATGTGGAAGCATTAATACAGCGGGGAGATGCCCAACTGATTGCTTACTACACAGCTTCCCTCTCCAAAAACCTGCAAGTCCAACTGTATTCGCGCTTCTTGGAGAAGGTCGAGAAAAAGCAGAAGCGCGAGATGGCCCTGGAGGCTGCCTTGCAGGCCGGCCTAGATGTGGCCCAGATCACCCGGTTGACAGTTGAGAACATCCGCAACACTCCAGTGCCACTGGGAGAGTTGGGAGAGCCGCGAGCTGGCGAGGTATCCGCTGGTGATACGCGAAAGATTCATGCTCTAGAATGGCTATCCCATCTACCCGAGCAACGGGGTGAGCTGCTGTGGCAAGCCAATGCCATGATTCGAACATATTTGGGCTGCAGCAAGGTGGAGTGCGTGCGCCAAGCCTTCAAAATGGTACCCGGAGACGTGGTGCAGGTCCTCATCAATCAGTACGGCTCGATGAACAACCTGCCGCCTCGAGAGGAGTGCAGCTTGAAAGAGTACCTCTGCTACAAGGTGTATCTTGCGGGAATCGATAGCTTCCTGGAATGGAATAGCTTGTACCACAACAAGCCTCAAAAACCACAGCAGGAACACATCGCTTCTGGCCAAGACAACTTCACAGAGCGCATGGCCAACGAGCGTAGGGAGCAGGCCCATCGAAATAAGGTTACACGCTGGGAAACGCGTCTTAAAGAGCAGGCGAAGC aAACCATGGAATCCCTTTTCAACGTACTCTTGTTCCCGGAAAAAGGATGGCTAGTGGATCCCTTCATTCCAAAGGAGCCAGAAAACGCCGTTCAGCTCAAGTGGGAATTCCGAACAATGCAGATGGAAAAGTTGCGTTCTCTCTGCTTGCCGGAGATCGCATTGTTCCTACACGATGTCATGTACAAATCTGGAGACTTTGCCGGCTGCGTTCGCCTGGCCGATGAGATTTCCAGCGAGAGCCGCCAGCTCTACAAAGTGTACACCAAACACAAACTCGCCGAACTGATGGCAAAGATCGCGGATGCGTCGCTAGAGCTGCTCAACTCAAAGTTGGATCCTTGGGGCTATCCCATCACTGCCTAG
- the LOC108126944 gene encoding nonsense-mediated mRNA decay factor SMG8 — MEDYYTWTYPDVPGNVAQELLQLEKSIVVVGIVGRSKCERANKMQAFGMSPPASHTPADGQVQCYYKRGTSCLFLHFETTYDEVILHRMIEDSIADSQNSFDFDQFYERMRSRFVRMMLLALHTCHIVVYVETGPTFDPALVTVFQLLKFAREQHLKQFLPQMLRDSPAAKIGEKSRLCTPRILFLFENFPSDESKTRENVSAHEFQTEDNIYELLRHHHIFTNSSTSSLVALPNNKQFVFFNAHEELHPDYLLKAIDCLNKTMFKPDMREEEEDQEILELAPFEGFCKPFGPPGERDAEEKQYKRQHTAWNFLQRHIQDALQGCFDEGSFKQLPHLGQFLLLSFPEWQGCMDTLTKLLVENAKDPSFQTSNEEYRNFLENFEDSLNYEKKFWAHLCELGLKKGISTYKNSAPANYGSATHHKLMAEATIAFEEEGRGPTAEAGLAKMAAICQKHWQDGRQQCEKLSLRSQPCTLPKDVPHDKHNSGVIHISSCNCGRTQGRRDDPFNLRQANYDFYEHVAQICNLCVKVKQYQFPIFEPSVSDYRAAAFDAAFPMLNTGKISTPLGEEEIEDVEDDEDTEEKDVVEGDNCSQQLSPTFGSDLNMSIAGFGASLNESQESSEPLSGSEHETTSTETSSEDTENELILQLKEPARKESPPTGAYSTSTTEYLPGLVHTVSDFGLLPLFPSWSLACVGPSSIYSHNTGLQEHFQSGFLSGANFLLPWDVLLRLVHANKHPQQHHHNMHHSGKKQQRWKKQGDRLSIKIFVGMEYECSRGHRFMMCAPDRVLRGGADIERDTCSKVVHSNMPLYYPCPCRSQSNYLAQLMRIHVVTPKAPVNIIVDPKVCVGKYTFTLGTIVPPRLSQSAYWILRLPFVYQGDNELIEPPEKLEPDNPMAGGYLLPGMFGVAETDPNMDLSNPGRTESSGGTFLRI; from the exons ATGGAGGATTATTACACCTGGACATATCCCGACGTTCCTGGAAATGTCGC CCAGGAACTGCTGCAGCTGGAGAAGTCAATTGTGGTGGTTGGAATCGTCGGCCGGTCTAAATGCGAGAGGGcaaataaaatgcaagcatTTGGAATGAGCCCGCCAGCGAGTCATACACCGGCTGACGGTCAGGTTCAATGCTACTACAAACGGGGCACCTCCTGCCTCTTTCTCCACTTCGAAACCACTTACGACGAGGTGATCCTGCACCGGATGATAGAGGATTCGATTGCGGACTCACAGAactcttttgattttgaccagTTCTATGAGCGAATGCGTAGCCGGTTTGTACGCATGATGCTGCTGGCCTTGCACACTTGCCACATTGTGGTCTATGTGGAAACCGGACCAACATTCGATCCAGCTCTGGTGACGGTGTTCCAGCTTCTGAAATTCGCCAGAGAGCAGCATTTGAAGCAGTTCCTTCCGCAGATGCTACGAGATAGTCCCGCCGCAAAGATTGGGGAGAAGTCTCGTTTGTGTACTCCTAGAATACTGTTCCTGTTTGAGAACTTTCCCTCTGATGAATCTAAAACACGGGAGAATGTCTCGGCGCATGAATTTCAAACTGAGGACAACATTTACGAACTGCTACGTCACCATCACATTTTTACCAACAGTAGCACCAGTTCGTTGGTTGCGTTGCCCAACAACAAACAGTTTGTCTTCTTCAACGCCCACGAAGAGCTTCATCCGGACTATCTacttaaagctatcgactgcCTAAATAAGACAATGTTCAAGCCAGATATgagggaggaggaggaggaccaAGAGATCCTTGAGCTGGCGCCTTTTGAAGGCTTTTGCAAGCCCTTTGGCCCACCGGGAGAACGAGATGCGGAGGAAAAGCAGTACAAGCGCCAGCACACAGCCTGGAACTTTCTGCAGCGCCACATCCAGGATGCTCTGCAGGGCTGCTTCGATGAGGGATCTTTTAAGCAGTTGCCCCATCTGGGTCAGTTTCTACTGCTTAGCTTTCCAGAGTGGCAGGGATGCATGGACACGCTGACCAAACTGCTGGTGGAGAATGCAAAGGACCCCAGTTTTCAGACAAGCAATGAGGAATAT AGAAACTTTCTAGAAAACTTCGAAGATAGCTTAAACTACGAAAAAAA ATTCTGGGCCCATTTGTGCGAGCTGGGATTAAAAAAGGGCATTTCTACGTACAAGAATTCGGCTCCTGCTAACTATGGTAGTGCCACTCACCACAAGCTTATGGCGGAGGCCACTATTGCCTTCGAAGAGGAGGGTCGCGGGCCGACGGCAGAGGCGGGGCTGGCCAAGATGGCAGCTATTTGCCAAAAGCACTGGCAGGACGGTCGCCAGCAATGTGAAAAGTTAAGCCTACGCTCTCAGCCGTGTACGTTGCCCAAAGATGTGCCCCACGACAAGCACAATAGCGGAGTGATCCACATCTCTAGCTGCAATTGCGGAAGGACGCAGGGTAGACGAGATGACCCGTTTAACCTACGACAGGCCAACTATGATTTCTACGAGCATGTTGCCCAGATCTGTAATCTTTGTGTGAAGGTGAAACAGTACCAGTTTCCCATATTCGAACCTTCTGTGAGTGATTACCGAGCGGCGGCATTTGATGCTGCGTTTCCCATGCTCAACACTGGTAAGATCAGCACACCACTGGGCGAGGAAGAGATCGAAGATGTGGAGGATGATGAGGATACTGAGGAGAAGGATGTAGTAGAGGGAGATAATTGCTCGCAACAGCTTTCACCCACTTTTGGCTCCGACCTGAACATGTCCATTGCTGGTTTTGGGGCGTCGTTAAATGAGTCCCAAGAGAGTTCTGAGCCATTGTCCGGGTCCGAGCACGAAACCACCAGCACTGAGACGTCTAGTGAGGACACGGAAAACGAACTGATTCTCCAATTGAAAGAACCCGCCAGGAAAGAGTCTCCTCCAACTGGGGCCTATTCCACATCAACAACAGAGTACCTGCCCGGACTGGTGCACACCGTCAGCGACTTTGGCCTCTTGCCACTGTTCCCCAGCTGGTCTCTGGCATGCGTTGGTCCGAGCTCCATTTACAGCCACAACACCGGGTTGCAGGAACACTTCCAAAGCGGATTTTTGTCTGGAGCTAACTTTCTGCTGCCATGGGATGTCCTACTGAGACTGGTGCACGCAAACAAGCATCCCCAACAACATCACCACAACATGCACCATTCCGGCAAGAAGCAACAGCGCTGGAAGAAGCAAGGCGACCGATTATCCATCAAGATTTTCGTGGGCATGGAGTACGAGTGCTCGCGCGGTCACAGGTTCATGATGTGCGCCCCAGATCGCGTGCTTCGCGGTGGAGCAGACATCGAGAGAGACACCTGCAGCAAGGTGGTGCACAGCAACATGCCCCTGTACTATCCCTGCCCCTGTCGCTCTCAGAGCAACTACCTGGCTCAGCTAATGCGTATCCACGTCGTCACCCCCAAGGCGCCGGTTAACATAATCGTAGATCCAAAAGTATGTGTGGGCAAGTACACCTTCACGCTGGGCACCATCGTTCCGCCACGATTATCGCAGAGTGCCTACTGGATTCTGAGACTGCCATTCGTGTATCAGGGCGACAATGAACTGATAGAACCACCAGAAAAATTGGAACCCGACAATCCGATGGCTGGGGGATACCTGCTGCCAGGAATGTTTGGTGTGGCTGAGACCGATCCCAATATGGATCTGAGCAATCCCGGACGAACTGAATCATCAGGAGGTACCTTCCTAAGGATTTAG